In Novipirellula caenicola, the genomic stretch CGTACGACTAAAACAACAAGCCGTTGACGAGTTCCGCTACGTGACGCTTTACAGCGTTCGACGTCATACCAGGTCGGGCTTGCCGTGCCCTGTTTTTATCGCTCTTTCAGCTTTAGTGGAATGTAGCGTCCGACGACCTGACGCATTTGATCGGTGGCCACTGGTTTGGCGACGAAATCGTCTGCTCCCGGCTGCATCTGCTGGCACCGGATATCGTGCGTGTCAGACTCGCTCGAGGCGACAATCACGGGGATCGAACGCAGCGCCGCATTGTCTTGCAACCACTGGACAAGATTCTGGCCGTCGCCATACAGCGTTTGTGTGTCGCTGATGATCAAGTCGGGTTTTTCCGTCGCAATCCGCCAAGAAGCCTGTTTGCTGTTAAAGGCGGCTAGAAAATCGACGTCGTAGGGACGAAAGACTCGCCGCTGCGACTCGACAAAATTCACATCGAGATCAACGACCATCAAACGCGGCGTCTTCGTTTTATTCCGATCAACCGTTGCTAACGGAACCGGACTTAAAACAGCAAAAGAATGCCCCATCAAACCGAACCCCATAT encodes the following:
- a CDS encoding response regulator encodes the protein MTSVFSRDMGFGLMGHSFAVLSPVPLATVDRNKTKTPRLMVVDLDVNFVESQRRVFRPYDVDFLAAFNSKQASWRIATEKPDLIISDTQTLYGDGQNLVQWLQDNAALRSIPVIVASSESDTHDIRCQQMQPGADDFVAKPVATDQMRQVVGRYIPLKLKER